A stretch of the Planctomycetota bacterium genome encodes the following:
- a CDS encoding glycerophosphodiester phosphodiesterase family protein: MTSTHGRARRFIPLGLVVVACFGALLASLPPARAEASSVQETRAPSEPIVIAHRGASGYLPEHTLAAYALAYAQGADYIEPDVVLTRDGVAICAHDVTMDRVTDVASVFPGRARDDGRYYWIDFTLEEVRRLRVTTGVGGGAVPTLQEMAALVQRLNATLRKHGGADVGIMPEAKRPQFHRDEGRPIEPVLIRTLARSGYAGPATPCVIQCFDLESLRRMRYEQGTGLRLVWLVGEPPSAAQLGDAAEFCHGLGPSRRLVEGDDGAETELLRRARERGLAIYCWTFKDEPEAMARFFREHRVDGLFTDFPDAGRRAADGSP; this comes from the coding sequence ATGACGAGCACGCACGGTCGCGCCCGCCGCTTCATTCCCCTGGGCCTCGTGGTGGTCGCCTGCTTCGGGGCGCTGCTCGCGTCGCTGCCGCCTGCCCGCGCTGAGGCCTCCTCCGTCCAAGAGACGCGTGCCCCGTCCGAACCCATCGTCATTGCCCACCGCGGCGCGAGCGGATACCTCCCGGAGCACACGCTGGCCGCCTACGCCCTCGCGTACGCGCAGGGGGCCGACTACATCGAGCCCGACGTCGTGCTGACCCGCGACGGCGTAGCGATCTGCGCCCACGACGTCACGATGGACCGCGTGACCGATGTGGCCTCGGTCTTCCCGGGCCGCGCGAGGGACGACGGCCGCTACTACTGGATCGACTTCACGCTCGAGGAGGTCCGCCGCCTCCGTGTCACGACCGGCGTCGGCGGCGGTGCGGTGCCCACGCTCCAGGAGATGGCGGCGCTCGTGCAGCGGCTCAACGCCACGCTCCGCAAGCACGGCGGCGCCGACGTCGGCATCATGCCCGAGGCCAAGCGGCCGCAGTTCCACCGCGACGAGGGCCGGCCCATCGAGCCCGTTCTTATCCGCACGCTCGCCCGCAGCGGATACGCCGGGCCCGCGACGCCGTGCGTCATCCAGTGCTTCGACCTGGAGAGCCTCCGCCGGATGCGGTACGAGCAGGGCACGGGCCTGCGGCTGGTGTGGCTGGTAGGCGAGCCACCCTCCGCCGCCCAGCTGGGCGACGCCGCCGAGTTCTGCCACGGGCTGGGCCCCAGCCGCCGGCTGGTGGAAGGCGACGATGGTGCCGAGACCGAGCTCCTGCGGAGGGCCCGTGAGCGGGGCCTCGCGATCTACTGCTGGACGTTCAAGGATGAGCCCGAGGCGATGGCCCGCTTCTTCCGCGAGCATCGCGTCGACGGGCTGTTCACCGACTTCCCCGACGCGGGACGCCGCGCCGCCGATGGCTCGCCCTAG
- a CDS encoding prepilin-type N-terminal cleavage/methylation domain-containing protein, whose amino-acid sequence MNRGRGFTLIELLVVIAIIALLLGILLPSLAGARDSARMAKDASNQRQLGIMFMTHSADNAGLYSTGTWDNRSERSEGPMDEKGWVADFVLGGYGKPGELLNPASPGQHTQNLAFDRMSGSTAWRAFSAAEIDDLVRRGFNTNYCLAWYTAHTDMLDKRTGRAKERDFTRGPLREDWITANTTTSRLPLLGNGTVQNLDDFVVIEGERLPAAKALTDGPLRATGPGGNVWGRQDYTDWGPNHGKSSKIQTAEYNHDKIHAQILFADGHVAVFSDTTRTGTFEATPAQISGWLTHEYPELGDKVYGGWLTRPGLTF is encoded by the coding sequence ATGAACCGTGGTCGCGGCTTCACGCTGATCGAACTGCTCGTCGTCATCGCCATCATCGCGCTGCTGCTGGGCATCCTGCTGCCGTCGCTCGCCGGCGCGCGCGACTCGGCCCGGATGGCCAAGGACGCGTCGAACCAGCGGCAACTTGGCATCATGTTTATGACGCACTCGGCCGACAACGCCGGACTCTACAGCACCGGCACGTGGGACAATCGCTCGGAACGCAGCGAAGGGCCGATGGACGAGAAGGGATGGGTCGCCGACTTCGTGCTGGGCGGGTACGGCAAGCCCGGCGAGTTGCTCAACCCCGCCAGCCCGGGGCAGCACACGCAGAATCTCGCGTTCGACCGCATGAGCGGCTCGACGGCGTGGAGGGCGTTCTCGGCGGCTGAGATCGATGACCTCGTGCGCCGGGGGTTCAACACGAACTACTGCCTGGCGTGGTACACCGCCCACACGGACATGCTCGATAAGCGCACGGGCCGGGCTAAGGAGCGCGACTTCACCCGCGGGCCGTTGCGTGAGGACTGGATCACCGCGAACACAACGACCAGCCGGCTGCCGCTGCTGGGCAACGGCACGGTGCAGAACCTCGACGACTTCGTGGTGATCGAGGGCGAACGCCTGCCCGCGGCGAAGGCGCTCACCGACGGTCCGCTCCGCGCCACCGGTCCGGGTGGCAACGTCTGGGGCCGCCAGGACTACACCGACTGGGGCCCCAACCACGGCAAGTCCAGCAAGATCCAGACCGCCGAGTACAACCACGACAAGATACACGCGCAGATTCTGTTCGCCGATGGCCACGTCGCGGTGTTCAGTGACACCACGCGAACGGGCACATTCGAGGCCACGCCCGCGCAGATTAGCGGGTGGCTCACGCACGAGTACCCCGAGCTCGGGGACAAGGTCTACGGCGGTTGGCTGACGCGGCCGGGCCTGACTTTCTGA
- a CDS encoding phytase, whose translation MVPRGFRRVLGLGVLATASWTRAHDQDAAGEARSAPRIPVVLATVETEPMPSEDDAADDAVVWPFMPGSQEHAGAIVGTDKRGGLAVYDLQGRERQYSFDVRPNNVDFRLARLIGDDAPTRPVFAASDRRGGGFEMFAVPPSHNKGWPLLAGVEVPEPSEQLDEPYGLCMYRSASTGKIHVFVNDKSGRVQQWRLDLLGDLTGLSTITGYSPRLVRTFNVGGQVEGMAADDELGWLYVGEERTGLWRYHAEPWTLPEDHPFSTEESDHERAPVDLVEPHGRLTADVEGVDIAIEGPDGAGYLLVSSQEADRFDAYERRPPNRYVGSFRVGGGDGIDDVSHTDGLAVYVGDLGPGFPHGVLVVQDDENTLGSGTDGERANQNFKLVPWERVRAVLESASAHRAAAQGGHAP comes from the coding sequence ATGGTTCCCCGGGGCTTCCGCAGGGTGCTCGGCTTGGGCGTCCTCGCGACCGCGAGTTGGACGCGCGCGCACGACCAGGACGCAGCCGGCGAGGCCAGATCTGCGCCGCGGATCCCGGTCGTGCTCGCGACCGTTGAGACCGAGCCAATGCCGAGTGAGGACGATGCGGCGGACGACGCCGTGGTGTGGCCGTTCATGCCCGGGAGCCAAGAGCACGCGGGAGCGATCGTTGGCACCGACAAGCGCGGCGGTCTTGCGGTGTACGACCTTCAGGGCCGCGAGCGGCAGTACTCCTTCGACGTACGGCCCAACAACGTGGACTTCCGCCTCGCCCGGCTCATCGGGGATGACGCGCCCACGCGGCCCGTGTTCGCCGCGAGCGATCGTCGCGGCGGCGGGTTCGAGATGTTCGCCGTCCCGCCTTCGCACAACAAGGGGTGGCCGTTGCTTGCGGGCGTGGAGGTCCCCGAACCCTCCGAGCAGCTCGATGAGCCCTATGGGTTGTGCATGTACCGCAGCGCATCGACCGGCAAGATTCACGTGTTCGTGAACGACAAGTCCGGCCGTGTGCAGCAGTGGCGCCTCGATCTGCTGGGAGACCTCACCGGACTCTCCACGATTACCGGCTACTCCCCAAGGCTCGTCCGCACGTTCAACGTGGGCGGCCAGGTCGAGGGCATGGCCGCCGACGATGAGCTGGGCTGGCTGTACGTCGGCGAGGAGCGCACGGGCCTGTGGCGGTACCACGCCGAGCCGTGGACGCTGCCCGAGGACCATCCGTTCTCGACCGAAGAGAGCGACCACGAGCGTGCACCCGTCGACCTGGTGGAGCCGCACGGCCGGCTGACCGCCGACGTCGAGGGCGTCGACATCGCTATCGAGGGTCCCGACGGCGCGGGCTACCTGCTCGTCTCGAGCCAGGAGGCCGATCGCTTCGACGCCTACGAGCGTCGGCCGCCGAACCGCTACGTCGGCTCATTCCGGGTTGGGGGTGGGGACGGCATCGACGACGTCTCGCACACGGACGGATTGGCCGTCTACGTGGGCGATCTCGGGCCGGGCTTCCCGCACGGCGTGCTCGTCGTGCAGGACGACGAGAACACGCTCGGGTCGGGCACCGATGGCGAACGCGCGAACCAGAACTTCAAGCTCGTACCCTGGGAGCGAGTCCGGGCGGTGCTCGAGTCGGCGAGCGCGCACCGGGCGGCGGCACAAGGAGGACACGCACCATGA
- a CDS encoding LysR substrate-binding domain-containing protein, translating to MELTPLRYLSAIAEADTMTAAAERLGVAQPTLSAAVRRLEEELGVELFSRTGRGLEPTEACRVFLEHASDALRGIDAGVRAVRALAGLEAGTVRVGGGATAVTYLLPRVVERFRREHPRLHVNIREAGSAHVAESVLRGDLDLAIVTPPVTLPGGDELMTVATGRDELRLVAPPGHPLADRATFRWDALAGEPVVGFDAGSSVRLAIDEAAASRGVSLDVVVELRSIQGIRRMVQAGVGCGFVSSLALEEGEGLACEHGALARELAVVRRRDRVPSPAAVAFEAVLAASLAEQ from the coding sequence ATGGAGCTCACCCCGCTGCGGTACCTCAGCGCCATCGCCGAGGCGGACACGATGACCGCCGCCGCCGAGCGGCTGGGCGTCGCGCAGCCCACGCTGTCGGCCGCCGTGCGCCGCCTCGAGGAGGAACTCGGCGTCGAGCTGTTCAGCCGCACGGGCCGGGGGCTGGAGCCGACCGAGGCCTGCCGGGTCTTCCTGGAGCACGCGAGCGACGCGCTGCGGGGCATCGACGCCGGCGTGCGCGCCGTGCGGGCGCTGGCGGGGCTCGAGGCGGGCACCGTCCGAGTGGGCGGCGGCGCGACCGCGGTGACCTATCTGCTGCCCCGGGTCGTCGAGCGGTTCCGCCGCGAGCACCCGAGGCTGCACGTCAACATCCGCGAGGCGGGCAGCGCCCACGTGGCCGAATCGGTGCTGCGGGGCGACCTGGACCTGGCCATCGTGACCCCCCCGGTCACGCTACCGGGGGGCGACGAGCTCATGACCGTCGCCACGGGTCGAGACGAGCTGCGGCTGGTCGCACCGCCCGGGCACCCACTGGCCGATCGGGCGACCTTTCGCTGGGACGCCCTCGCCGGCGAGCCGGTCGTGGGCTTCGATGCCGGCAGCAGCGTGCGGCTTGCCATCGACGAGGCCGCGGCCTCCCGCGGCGTGTCGCTGGATGTCGTCGTCGAGTTGCGGTCGATCCAGGGCATCCGCCGGATGGTCCAGGCCGGCGTGGGTTGCGGCTTCGTCAGCAGCTTGGCGCTCGAGGAGGGCGAGGGGCTCGCGTGCGAGCACGGGGCGCTGGCCCGAGAACTCGCCGTTGTGCGACGGCGGGATCGTGTGCCCAGCCCCGCCGCGGTAGCGTTCGAGGCGGTGCTGGCGGCGTCCCTGGCCGAACAATAG
- a CDS encoding sigma-70 family RNA polymerase sigma factor has translation MPTHERDPVADQTLMQGVASGDEKAIGELYDRFGSLVYRMAYQTMPTRADAEDAVQEIFVRLWKTADRYDSSRAALVTWVMLLSRRHLVDRLRRSQARLKTTMLADSGNQGPGVPAANLSRLEQDERYRDVLAHVKTLPELQQRVVIRAYLGGQTLRQIGEELDTPIGTIKSALSRALVRLRERSVEEASA, from the coding sequence ATGCCCACGCACGAACGAGATCCCGTTGCCGACCAGACCCTGATGCAGGGCGTCGCCTCCGGCGACGAGAAGGCCATCGGCGAGCTGTACGACCGCTTCGGCTCGCTCGTGTACCGCATGGCCTACCAGACCATGCCCACGCGGGCCGACGCCGAGGACGCCGTCCAGGAGATCTTCGTGCGGCTCTGGAAGACCGCCGACCGCTACGACTCCAGCCGGGCGGCCCTCGTGACCTGGGTCATGCTGCTGAGCCGGCGGCACCTGGTGGATCGCCTCCGGCGGAGCCAGGCCCGCCTGAAGACCACCATGCTGGCAGACTCTGGAAACCAGGGTCCGGGAGTCCCCGCTGCGAATCTGTCGCGTCTGGAGCAAGATGAGCGGTATCGGGACGTTCTCGCGCACGTAAAGACCTTGCCGGAACTGCAACAGCGGGTGGTCATTCGTGCGTATCTGGGGGGGCAGACGCTGCGGCAGATCGGCGAGGAATTGGACACGCCGATCGGGACGATCAAGTCGGCCCTGAGCAGGGCTCTCGTCCGCCTGAGAGAGCGCAGCGTTGAGGAAGCGTCCGCATGA
- a CDS encoding methylated-DNA--[protein]-cysteine S-methyltransferase, with protein sequence MDARLTITTMPSPVGVLTLGSIDAGGGPRVALVEYGHRVPAAIEGLGALHGAAIVEAATTEACPALTQLAEQLGRYFEGSLREFDLPLVIQGTPFREAVWRELLRIPYGETTSYGDIARRLGRPGAARAVGAANGANRISILVPCHRVVDASGGLHGYGGGLGRKRWLLDHESTANGGLFRPATAEAHA encoded by the coding sequence ATGGACGCACGCCTCACGATCACGACCATGCCCTCGCCGGTCGGGGTGCTCACCCTCGGATCGATCGACGCGGGCGGCGGCCCGCGGGTTGCCCTCGTGGAGTACGGCCATCGCGTGCCGGCCGCCATCGAGGGCCTTGGGGCGCTCCATGGTGCCGCGATCGTGGAGGCGGCGACAACCGAGGCCTGTCCCGCGCTCACCCAACTCGCCGAGCAACTTGGGCGGTACTTCGAGGGCTCGCTCCGCGAGTTCGACCTGCCGCTCGTGATCCAGGGCACGCCGTTCCGCGAGGCGGTCTGGCGGGAGCTGCTGCGGATCCCCTACGGCGAGACGACCAGCTACGGCGACATCGCGCGGCGGCTGGGCCGGCCCGGCGCCGCGCGGGCGGTGGGGGCCGCCAACGGCGCGAACCGCATCTCCATCCTCGTGCCCTGCCATCGCGTCGTCGATGCCTCGGGCGGCCTGCATGGGTACGGCGGGGGGCTCGGTCGCAAGCGGTGGCTGCTGGACCACGAATCGACGGCGAATGGCGGGCTGTTCCGCCCGGCTACTGCGGAGGCACACGCATGA
- a CDS encoding helix-turn-helix domain-containing protein, with product MIGERWTILILRDLFLNPSRRFQGLQDSLDGIGPTTLSQRLKDLEADGVIERRLYEEHPPRWEYVLTERGRSLGPVLKALYEWGASHGQPKH from the coding sequence GTGATCGGCGAACGCTGGACGATCCTGATCTTGCGGGATCTGTTCCTCAACCCATCGAGGCGATTCCAGGGCCTCCAGGATTCGCTGGACGGCATCGGACCGACCACGCTGTCCCAGCGGCTCAAGGATCTCGAGGCCGACGGCGTGATCGAACGCCGGCTGTACGAAGAGCATCCGCCGCGATGGGAGTACGTCCTCACCGAGCGGGGCCGGAGCCTCGGTCCGGTCCTCAAGGCCCTCTACGAATGGGGTGCGTCCCACGGGCAGCCCAAGCATTAA
- a CDS encoding DUF1570 domain-containing protein → MGIARGVCTATWLLFAALLVAGGPRVSAQQPSNAGEADAMRPAREAERAGRFDEAFDGYLEAWHDPTFRVDAARRARAIERIGRFSLGDDEEALEQLRRELGPGFAAYRSKAFVVLSNADDAWTRTRVTLLERARAQYFREMDRLGIPVHPHRTRLVCVIFATHDEYVRHARERDGFDAGWAAGYYGSERNVIVMYDDRSSPQLADAIQELAIHEGRVDELRLQATDAERAGGFDKARMLRNAAAELDDQIRDERTRIERAIGDFGVAKAIHEAIHLLAFNTGLQSRQRSYPVWVSEGLASSFETASVNAAFGFMHPYEPRDRDLADAVLTGTLPAFRELVALETTQGVHAAGARPIYAASYGLFRELYRTNRAQLQRYLIALADQPRGRLSPAQHVELFERHFGAVEALERRLLRRWSVWAEQQQ, encoded by the coding sequence ATGGGCATCGCACGCGGCGTCTGCACAGCCACCTGGCTCCTGTTCGCCGCCCTACTCGTGGCGGGCGGACCGAGGGTTTCCGCGCAGCAGCCCTCCAACGCCGGCGAGGCCGACGCAATGCGGCCCGCCCGGGAGGCCGAGCGGGCCGGCCGATTCGACGAGGCCTTCGACGGCTATCTGGAGGCCTGGCACGATCCGACATTCCGGGTCGACGCCGCCCGCCGGGCACGGGCCATAGAACGCATCGGCCGCTTCTCGCTCGGCGACGACGAGGAGGCCCTAGAGCAGCTGCGGCGAGAGCTCGGCCCGGGCTTTGCGGCCTACCGATCGAAGGCCTTCGTCGTGTTGTCCAATGCCGACGACGCGTGGACCCGCACCCGCGTGACGCTGCTGGAGCGCGCCCGCGCCCAGTACTTCCGCGAGATGGACCGCCTGGGCATCCCGGTGCACCCCCACCGCACCCGCCTGGTATGCGTGATCTTCGCCACGCACGATGAGTACGTGCGGCACGCCCGCGAGCGCGACGGCTTCGACGCCGGGTGGGCCGCGGGCTACTACGGCAGCGAGCGAAACGTCATCGTGATGTACGACGACCGCAGCTCGCCCCAGCTGGCCGACGCCATCCAGGAGCTTGCCATCCACGAGGGCCGCGTGGACGAGCTGCGGCTGCAGGCGACCGACGCCGAGCGCGCCGGCGGCTTCGACAAGGCCCGCATGCTCCGAAATGCCGCGGCCGAGCTGGACGACCAGATCCGCGACGAGCGGACGCGGATCGAGCGGGCCATCGGCGACTTCGGCGTCGCGAAGGCGATCCACGAGGCCATCCACCTCCTGGCGTTCAATACCGGGCTGCAGTCTCGGCAGCGCTCGTATCCGGTCTGGGTCAGCGAAGGGCTGGCCTCCAGCTTCGAGACCGCCTCGGTCAACGCAGCCTTTGGCTTCATGCACCCATACGAGCCCCGGGACCGGGACCTCGCCGACGCCGTGCTCACCGGCACCCTACCGGCGTTCCGCGAGCTGGTGGCGCTCGAGACGACCCAGGGCGTGCATGCCGCCGGTGCGCGGCCGATCTACGCCGCGTCGTACGGGCTCTTCCGCGAGCTCTACCGCACCAATCGTGCGCAGCTGCAGCGGTACCTGATCGCCCTGGCCGACCAGCCCCGCGGCCGCCTGTCACCCGCCCAGCACGTCGAGCTCTTCGAGCGGCACTTCGGCGCAGTCGAGGCGCTCGAACGGCGGCTGCTGCGTCGGTGGTCCGTCTGGGCCGAGCAGCAGCAGTAG
- a CDS encoding EVE domain-containing protein, with product MATWLLKTEPGDYSWDDMTRDKRTEWTGVRNNAARMHMRAVRKGDDALFYHTGDDKAIVGLCTIVTDPYEDPEDPGLNGKGEMKAPLFAVKAAKKAATPLTLADMKQDDRFEGFELLRQARLSVVPVPAKIDKIIRTHTGL from the coding sequence ATGGCGACGTGGCTCCTCAAGACCGAGCCCGGGGACTACTCCTGGGACGACATGACCCGCGACAAGAGGACCGAGTGGACGGGCGTTCGCAACAACGCCGCGCGCATGCACATGCGTGCCGTCCGCAAGGGCGATGACGCGTTGTTCTACCACACGGGCGACGACAAGGCCATCGTCGGCCTGTGCACCATCGTGACCGATCCCTACGAGGACCCCGAGGATCCGGGCCTCAACGGCAAGGGCGAGATGAAGGCGCCGCTCTTCGCCGTCAAGGCCGCCAAGAAGGCCGCCACGCCTCTCACCCTTGCGGACATGAAGCAGGACGATCGATTCGAGGGCTTCGAGCTGCTCCGCCAGGCACGGCTGAGCGTCGTGCCGGTGCCCGCGAAGATCGACAAGATCATCCGCACGCACACGGGGCTCTAG
- a CDS encoding peptidylprolyl isomerase — protein MHWLTTPRSFAACCIAVLALVVPVAPVSAQITPERTYYGIDRSIPVRVAAPQQAAGAVSIALHTASGEEVAREEVLPGAVDLATFFPVLWSTSTPELLYAQAYAGSAPLGPPVVLQPMITPQRPQSVPGRDGRPTIRWSPVGDVYSGIRAYVDKHLILETTEGEVRFRLRPDEAPNTVWHIRELVRGGFYTDIAFHRIVNTHPSGHPFVIQVGDPVGSGLGGPGVFIDLEPSALQHRFGVLSMARSPDPDTNGSQFFVALSRQATTHLDGNYTGFGEAVSGAEVIQAIASVELLPSGQPVTAPRIVAARLVDAPSIGTGPDPVARPQPANPRR, from the coding sequence ATGCACTGGTTGACAACGCCGAGATCCTTCGCCGCGTGCTGCATCGCGGTCCTCGCCCTGGTCGTTCCGGTTGCGCCGGTGTCGGCGCAGATCACGCCCGAGCGGACCTACTACGGCATCGATCGCAGCATCCCGGTGCGCGTCGCGGCGCCGCAGCAGGCCGCGGGCGCGGTGAGCATCGCGCTGCACACGGCCTCGGGCGAGGAGGTCGCCCGCGAGGAGGTGCTGCCCGGCGCGGTCGACCTGGCCACCTTCTTCCCCGTGCTATGGAGCACGAGCACGCCCGAACTGCTGTACGCCCAGGCCTACGCCGGTAGCGCCCCCCTTGGTCCGCCCGTGGTGCTGCAGCCGATGATCACCCCGCAGCGGCCGCAGAGCGTGCCGGGCCGCGACGGCCGGCCCACGATCCGCTGGTCGCCGGTAGGGGACGTCTACTCGGGCATCCGCGCCTACGTCGACAAGCACCTGATCCTGGAGACCACCGAGGGCGAGGTTCGCTTCCGCCTCCGCCCCGACGAGGCCCCCAACACGGTGTGGCACATCCGCGAGCTGGTCCGCGGGGGCTTCTATACCGACATCGCCTTCCACCGCATCGTGAACACGCACCCAAGCGGGCACCCCTTCGTGATCCAGGTGGGCGACCCGGTCGGCTCGGGCCTCGGCGGCCCCGGCGTGTTCATCGATCTCGAGCCCAGCGCGCTGCAGCACCGCTTCGGCGTGCTCTCGATGGCCCGCTCGCCCGACCCCGACACCAACGGCTCGCAGTTCTTCGTGGCGCTCAGCCGCCAGGCGACGACCCACCTCGACGGCAACTACACGGGATTCGGCGAGGCCGTGAGCGGCGCGGAGGTCATCCAGGCGATCGCCTCGGTCGAGTTGCTGCCGAGCGGACAGCCCGTGACGGCGCCCCGCATCGTGGCCGCACGGCTCGTCGACGCTCCGTCGATCGGTACGGGACCCGATCCCGTCGCACGGCCGCAGCCCGCCAATCCGCGGCGGTAG